The proteins below come from a single Rhizobium tropici CIAT 899 genomic window:
- a CDS encoding extracellular catalytic domain type 1 short-chain-length polyhydroxyalkanoate depolymerase — protein sequence MMNFKVPSRLRRLLVDSAELPRLKFPMTQPQSQPARRRVSTRPSAQRLTEVLWFGRNPGNLRMLEYVPPGVKGPMPLVVVLHGCHQNAEDFDRASGWTALARQHGFAVLYAEQKASNNPNLCFNWFRPSLVTRDRGELGSIKEMIDFSRRLHAIDDSRVFVMGLSAGGAMAAALLATYPELFAAGAIIGGLPFGAARDAMSALDVMRRGSSRPAEKWGELVSEMSPDAGRFPVVSIWHGDADEVVSFANAEASVSQWLAARERPRTKGRLRLFEGGERREWRDDYGHLILELVTLTDFGHGLPVGSIVEGWEPANDTERYILPAALSAPEELVKSWKLGA from the coding sequence ATGATGAATTTTAAAGTTCCGAGCCGGCTTCGCCGCCTGCTTGTCGATTCCGCTGAGCTGCCGCGGCTTAAGTTTCCGATGACGCAGCCGCAATCTCAGCCGGCACGCCGTCGTGTTTCCACGCGTCCTTCTGCCCAGCGGCTGACCGAAGTTTTGTGGTTCGGCCGCAATCCTGGCAATCTGCGCATGCTCGAATATGTGCCGCCTGGTGTGAAGGGGCCGATGCCGCTCGTTGTTGTTCTGCATGGCTGCCATCAGAATGCAGAGGATTTCGATCGCGCGAGCGGCTGGACGGCACTTGCCCGTCAGCATGGATTTGCCGTGCTTTATGCGGAGCAAAAGGCTTCGAACAATCCCAATCTCTGTTTCAACTGGTTTCGCCCGAGTCTGGTCACGCGCGATCGCGGTGAACTCGGCTCTATCAAAGAAATGATCGATTTCAGCCGCCGTCTGCATGCGATCGACGACAGCAGGGTTTTTGTCATGGGCCTCTCGGCTGGGGGTGCTATGGCCGCCGCATTGCTCGCGACCTATCCGGAGCTGTTTGCCGCGGGCGCTATCATCGGCGGTCTGCCTTTCGGTGCTGCCCGGGACGCCATGTCGGCGCTTGATGTCATGAGGCGCGGCTCAAGCCGCCCGGCCGAAAAATGGGGCGAGCTTGTGAGCGAAATGTCGCCCGATGCCGGTCGCTTTCCGGTCGTTTCCATTTGGCATGGCGATGCCGATGAAGTGGTGTCCTTCGCCAATGCGGAAGCCTCCGTTTCACAATGGCTGGCCGCTCGTGAGCGTCCACGCACCAAGGGTCGGCTGCGTCTGTTCGAGGGCGGCGAGCGGCGCGAGTGGCGCGACGACTACGGTCATCTGATTTTGGAACTGGTGACGCTGACCGACTTCGGGCATGGCCTGCCCGTCGGCTCGATCGTTGAAGGTTGGGAGCCGGCCAACGATACTGAACGCTACATCTTGCCGGCTGCGCTGTCGGCGCCTGAAGAGCTTGTCAAAAGCTGGAAGCTTGGAGCCTGA
- a CDS encoding beta-ketoacyl-ACP synthase III, whose protein sequence is MIRSVVRGFGAALPKRVMTNAEMEQVVDTSDDWIVQRSGIRQRYIAGEGETTASLGEQAARAALANAGMTPDDLDLIIVATSTPDNTFPATAVNIQNRLGMHHGFAFDVQAVCTGFVYAVTTADAYIRGGLAKRVLVIGAETFSRILNWTDRTTCVLFGDGAGALILEAGEGTGANTDRGVLTASLRSDGSHKDKLYVDGGPSTTGTVGVLHMAGREVFKHAVGMITDVIQAAFDATGTTPDDLDWLVPHQANRRIIDGSAKKLGIAPEKVVVTVDLHGNTSAASIPLALAVAAGDGRIKKGDLVMLEAMGGGFTWGAVLLRW, encoded by the coding sequence ATGATCCGTTCAGTTGTTCGCGGTTTTGGGGCAGCGCTCCCCAAACGCGTCATGACCAATGCCGAGATGGAGCAGGTCGTCGATACCAGCGACGACTGGATCGTCCAGCGCTCCGGCATCCGTCAGCGCTATATCGCCGGTGAAGGCGAAACTACGGCCTCGCTTGGCGAGCAGGCGGCGCGTGCTGCCCTTGCCAATGCCGGCATGACGCCGGATGATCTCGATCTGATTATCGTTGCCACTTCGACGCCGGATAATACCTTTCCCGCAACGGCGGTGAATATTCAGAACCGGCTCGGAATGCATCATGGCTTTGCCTTCGATGTCCAGGCCGTCTGCACCGGCTTCGTCTATGCCGTAACCACGGCCGACGCCTATATTCGCGGCGGGCTTGCCAAGCGCGTGCTCGTCATCGGCGCCGAGACATTTTCGCGCATTCTCAATTGGACCGACCGCACGACCTGCGTTCTCTTCGGTGACGGTGCCGGTGCGCTGATCCTGGAGGCCGGCGAGGGGACTGGCGCCAATACCGATCGCGGCGTGCTGACGGCAAGCCTGCGCTCCGACGGTTCGCACAAGGACAAGCTCTATGTCGATGGCGGCCCGTCGACGACGGGAACGGTCGGCGTTCTCCATATGGCAGGTCGCGAAGTCTTCAAGCACGCCGTCGGCATGATCACCGACGTCATCCAGGCCGCATTCGATGCGACGGGCACCACGCCCGACGATCTCGATTGGCTCGTGCCGCATCAGGCCAATCGCCGCATCATCGATGGTTCCGCCAAGAAGCTCGGAATTGCTCCCGAGAAGGTTGTGGTCACCGTGGACCTTCACGGCAACACGTCGGCGGCGTCCATTCCACTCGCGCTTGCCGTGGCCGCCGGTGACGGACGGATCAAGAAAGGCGATCTGGTGATGCTGGAGGCCATGGGAGGCGGCTTCACCTGGGGCGCGGTCCTGCTGCGCTGGTAG
- a CDS encoding BA14K family protein, whose protein sequence is MFTIARSITSAGFALLLATGAVMPANAITMPALTVPATEQPEIIQIRDHGHGHGHHHHHNRWGSGHRLHGSDSYYDDDSDSGVLFKSFVTGTLFNNQGSQSYYGSHARDCASRYRSYRASDNTYQLGHGPRRLCR, encoded by the coding sequence ATGTTTACGATTGCCAGATCGATAACTTCCGCTGGCTTTGCTCTTTTGCTGGCGACCGGCGCCGTCATGCCGGCGAATGCCATCACCATGCCGGCCCTGACCGTTCCTGCAACCGAACAGCCTGAGATCATCCAGATTCGCGATCACGGCCACGGTCATGGGCATCACCACCACCATAATCGTTGGGGCAGCGGCCACCGGCTACACGGCTCGGACAGCTATTATGACGACGATTCGGACAGCGGCGTGCTTTTCAAATCTTTCGTGACCGGCACTCTGTTTAACAACCAGGGCTCGCAGAGCTATTACGGAAGCCATGCGCGTGACTGCGCAAGCCGCTACCGCTCCTATCGCGCCTCGGATAACACTTATCAGCTGGGCCATGGGCCGAGGCGGCTGTGCCGCTGA
- a CDS encoding MerR family transcriptional regulator encodes MMMDKSPDAFRTISEVAEDLDLPQHVLRFWETRFPQIKPMKRGGGRRYYRPEDVDLLNGIRHLLYDHGYTIKGVQKLLKTNGNKFVIAVGHGDLASVEALAAAQEPAAVEPRVASANSEEDQIVGRAKAPISRRFFNFVSGDDGVPGVSIGKSSVGKEDRALLQETLYDLLECKRLLDQVR; translated from the coding sequence ATGATGATGGACAAGAGCCCGGATGCGTTCCGCACGATCAGCGAAGTCGCGGAAGACCTTGATCTGCCGCAGCATGTCCTACGGTTCTGGGAAACTCGGTTTCCGCAGATAAAGCCGATGAAGCGGGGCGGCGGCAGGCGCTATTATCGCCCCGAGGATGTCGATCTGCTGAATGGCATCCGCCATCTGCTCTACGATCACGGCTATACGATCAAGGGCGTCCAGAAGCTCCTGAAGACCAATGGCAACAAGTTCGTCATCGCCGTCGGGCATGGCGATCTCGCCAGTGTGGAAGCGCTCGCCGCTGCGCAGGAGCCTGCCGCCGTCGAGCCTCGCGTTGCCTCTGCCAATTCCGAGGAAGATCAGATCGTCGGCCGCGCCAAGGCGCCGATCAGCCGCCGCTTCTTCAATTTCGTCAGCGGGGACGACGGCGTGCCGGGTGTTTCCATCGGAAAATCGAGCGTCGGCAAGGAAGATCGCGCTTTGCTTCAGGAGACGCTTTATGATCTTCTGGAATGCAAGCGCCTTCTTGACCAGGTGCGATAG
- a CDS encoding porin: protein MNIKSLLLGSAAAVAAAGAGHAADAIVAAQPEPLEYVRICDGYGTGYFYIPGTETCLKIGGKVRTEGEWYDAYNPRSRVGTLWHERVELNVDTATDTEYGPLKTNTIFRWEWNDGGATSSKLLFANISLGGFTVGKLDSQYNLYVGYAGDVINDDVIYDGPYELNQLTYKYEPDNGFSAVISLEDSNSTSDGEASYGAGWWTDDKSNHYAPDVVAGLGYKTANWGIKVVGGYDSIVEEGAIKARLDAKFGGVEAFLMGGWNTDGDKLNKYAGTNQDISACTKSNGTVNAAKCGWGDWAVWGGVGVPVNDKLKWNLQLAYTESKMFEATTNLKIYPVKDFLVEPELTYVHYDYIKDDTVAGILRFERNF, encoded by the coding sequence ATGAACATCAAGAGCCTTCTTCTTGGCTCCGCCGCTGCTGTCGCTGCAGCAGGCGCTGGCCATGCCGCAGACGCCATTGTCGCCGCACAACCCGAACCGCTTGAATATGTCCGCATCTGCGATGGATACGGCACAGGCTATTTCTATATTCCCGGCACCGAAACCTGCCTGAAGATCGGCGGAAAGGTTCGCACCGAAGGCGAGTGGTATGACGCCTATAATCCGCGCAGCAGGGTCGGCACCCTCTGGCACGAGCGTGTCGAACTCAATGTCGATACGGCGACCGACACCGAATACGGGCCGCTGAAGACCAACACCATTTTCCGCTGGGAGTGGAACGATGGAGGCGCGACCTCCTCCAAGTTGCTGTTCGCCAATATCAGCCTCGGTGGCTTCACGGTCGGTAAGCTCGACTCTCAATACAATCTTTACGTGGGCTATGCCGGCGACGTCATCAACGACGACGTGATTTACGACGGCCCGTACGAGCTCAATCAGTTGACTTATAAATACGAGCCAGACAATGGTTTCTCGGCTGTGATCTCCCTGGAAGATTCCAATTCCACCTCCGACGGTGAGGCCTCTTACGGTGCCGGCTGGTGGACGGATGACAAATCCAACCACTATGCTCCCGACGTCGTTGCCGGTCTTGGCTACAAGACGGCTAACTGGGGCATCAAGGTCGTCGGCGGCTATGACTCCATCGTCGAGGAAGGTGCCATCAAGGCTCGTCTTGACGCCAAATTTGGTGGCGTGGAAGCCTTCTTGATGGGGGGCTGGAATACGGACGGCGACAAGCTGAACAAATATGCCGGCACCAACCAGGATATCTCGGCCTGCACGAAATCGAACGGCACCGTCAATGCTGCCAAATGTGGCTGGGGTGACTGGGCTGTCTGGGGCGGCGTCGGCGTTCCGGTCAACGACAAGCTGAAGTGGAACCTCCAGCTTGCCTATACCGAGTCCAAGATGTTCGAGGCGACCACGAACCTCAAGATCTATCCGGTGAAAGATTTCCTGGTCGAGCCGGAACTCACCTATGTGCATTACGACTACATCAAGGATGACACGGTCGCCGGCATCCTTCGTTTCGAGCGGAACTTCTGA
- a CDS encoding integration host factor subunit alpha produces the protein MTGKTVTRADLAESVFRKVGLSRTESAELVETVIDEICNAIVRGETVKLSSFATFQVRDKNERIGRNPKTGEEVPISPRRVMTFKASNVLKTRILKAHTSRKAKTKPANPAS, from the coding sequence ATGACGGGCAAGACAGTGACGCGCGCAGACCTGGCGGAGTCGGTATTCCGGAAAGTCGGTCTCTCCAGAACGGAGTCGGCGGAACTCGTCGAGACTGTGATCGATGAAATTTGCAACGCCATCGTGCGTGGAGAAACGGTAAAGCTCTCCTCGTTCGCGACATTCCAGGTGCGCGACAAGAATGAGCGCATCGGCCGCAATCCGAAGACCGGTGAAGAAGTGCCGATTTCCCCGCGGCGTGTCATGACCTTCAAGGCGTCGAACGTTCTGAAGACCCGTATCCTGAAAGCCCATACGAGCCGTAAGGCAAAGACCAAGCCGGCAAATCCCGCCTCCTGA
- a CDS encoding thermonuclease family protein, whose product MAKAKRRTRRKPQSKAGNSMWLWGVVGLATVAGLYAYQHRKDMPSMLAHAGAVAGMPHMARDAPVPAAKPQIKTAAITPEPRAEASLPVPPAAIPVAMPVNKIPVERPIPSLRAQSGGRFVLCGAGSGTNCVVDGNTFWQDGIRIQLADIDVPDAGTARCPSEKQRGVAAKLRLQAILNDGNFVLSGSNRRDDPNGGKLRIAMRAGRSLGDQMVSEGLARRWTGQATSWCS is encoded by the coding sequence ATGGCGAAAGCGAAACGACGCACGCGACGCAAGCCGCAGTCCAAGGCGGGCAATTCGATGTGGCTATGGGGCGTTGTCGGCCTGGCAACGGTAGCCGGCCTCTACGCCTATCAGCATCGCAAGGATATGCCGTCGATGCTGGCGCATGCCGGAGCAGTTGCCGGCATGCCTCATATGGCTAGGGACGCGCCGGTGCCGGCAGCGAAGCCGCAGATAAAGACGGCGGCGATCACACCCGAGCCTCGCGCCGAAGCTTCCCTGCCAGTGCCGCCCGCCGCCATTCCGGTGGCGATGCCGGTCAACAAGATACCGGTCGAACGGCCCATACCCAGCTTGCGGGCTCAGTCCGGCGGCCGCTTCGTGCTTTGCGGCGCCGGCTCCGGGACCAATTGCGTCGTTGACGGCAATACTTTCTGGCAGGACGGCATCAGAATCCAGCTGGCCGATATTGACGTCCCGGATGCCGGTACCGCACGCTGCCCCAGCGAAAAGCAGCGAGGCGTGGCCGCAAAGCTTCGCCTGCAGGCCATTCTCAACGATGGAAACTTCGTGCTTTCCGGCAGCAACCGCCGCGACGACCCGAATGGCGGCAAGCTGCGCATTGCCATGCGCGCGGGGCGCTCGCTCGGGGACCAGATGGTGTCGGAAGGCCTCGCACGCCGCTGGACCGGCCAGGCGACATCCTGGTGTAGCTGA
- a CDS encoding helix-turn-helix domain-containing protein, whose product MITSAQLRGARAMLGLTVETLASESKLPASTIEALETEGSSADMRALAAIRSVLENHGVIFLAGGSDGPGGPGIRFKHWSDDDGIRPENLNATNDD is encoded by the coding sequence ATGATTACTTCAGCACAATTGCGCGGCGCGCGCGCCATGCTCGGACTGACGGTCGAGACGCTTGCCAGCGAGAGCAAACTGCCGGCTTCGACGATCGAAGCCTTGGAAACAGAGGGCAGTTCGGCGGACATGAGAGCGCTTGCGGCAATCCGCTCCGTCCTTGAGAACCATGGCGTGATTTTCCTCGCTGGTGGCAGCGACGGCCCGGGCGGCCCCGGCATTCGCTTCAAGCACTGGTCCGACGATGATGGCATTCGGCCTGAGAACCTGAATGCCACCAATGACGATTGA